From Sphingobacterium bambusae:
TCTTAACTCGAAATGACGTCCGAGGTAGAACTTGCGAGCAAGTTCATTGTCTGCAATTTCTTCTGGTGTGCCGGTAAGCATAATTTTCCCTTCGGTCAAAAGATAGGCTCTATCCGTGATGGAAAGCGTTTCCTGCACGTTATGGTCGGTAATGAGCACGCCAATGTTCTTACGCTTCAATTTCGAGACAATGGTTTGGATCTCTTCCACAGCTATGGGGTCAACACCAGCGAAGGGTTCATCCAACAGGATAAAATGCGGGTTGGCAGCCAGTGCACGTGCAATCTCCGTTCTTCTGCGTTCTCCCCCTGAGAGAAGATCTCCACGGTTTTTACGCACCCTGTTCAGACTAAATTCAGCCAGCAGTTCTTCCAACTTTTCTAAGCGTTCCTGCTTGTTTGGGTAGTGAATTTCCAACACCGCTAGGATGTTATTCTCTACCGAGAGTTTGCGGAATACCGAGGCTTCCTGTGCCAGATAGCCGATACCTTTTTGTGCACGCTGAAACATAGCATCCTGCGTGATCTCCTGATCATCCAGAAATACATGGCCGTCGTTCGGCTTGATCAAGCCCACGATCATATAAAATGAAGTGGTCTTTCCAGCTCCATTAGGGCCGAGCAATCCAACGATTTCTCCCTGTTCCACATGAAAAGATACGTCGTTAACAACAGTACGTTGTTTGTATTTTTTGATTAAATGTTCGGCCTTTAATATCATCTACTCCTTAATCGTTTGATTACAAATATATTTTAATATCGAATTGCTTTGATATTTAATTGTAAATTCTTTTTGCCTCTCCAGTTGTTCTCTTCGATCGTGTAACACATATCAAAAGGCTTTCCCGCATTGATGTGATCGATGGCACTAGCCAAGCCAAAGCCGATACACTCAAAACTAAAGCCCCCTTCTTGGCGTACCGTGATCTTAATATGGTTGCTGCCCACAATATAGCCGCTTCCAAATACTTTACTGGTCAATAGTATAGGGGCCTCATTGTGTGGCCCGAAGGGCTCAAATTGACGGAGCAAACGGTAGAACTTAGCATCGATATCTTTGAAGCCCAATTCGGCCTCTATGAGTACTTCCTGTTGCAGCATCTCCGGTTTTATGCTGCTGCTCACTACCTGTTCAAATTTTTCTTGAAAGGCTGGCACGTTTTCCAAGCTCATGGTTAAGCCGGCAGCGTATTTGTGTCCACCATACTGCTCCAGCAAATCACTACATTCGCTAAGCGCTTCATACAGGTCGAAGCCGATCACCGATCGTGCTGACCCTGCAATATGTCCATTGGTTTGTGTTAAGATGATCGTCGGGCGGTAGTATTTTTCCGTTAAACGGGATGCTACGATGCCAATTACCCCTTTGTGCCAATCTTCCTTAAACAAGACCGTGGATTTTCTAGCTTTTAATATTTCATCGTTATTGATGATGTCCAGCGCTTCCTCGGTTATCTTTAGGTCGAAGTCCTTACGCAGATTGTTTTGATCATCAACCGTAACGGAATAGTCCTTCGCCTCTTGCAATGATTTCGAAATCAGTAATTTTACGGCATCTTTGGCGTGTTCAATTCTGCCGGCGGCGTTTATGCGTGGTCCGATCTGGAAAACAATATCGTTCACCGAAAACTGCCCCGTTTTATTGGAGGAAAGATTGATCAATGCCTGCAGGCCACAATTAGGGTTGGTATTCAGCTTTTTTAGTCCGAAATGCGTAAGGATGCGGTTTTCACCGGTTATGGGCACAATGTCGGACGCTATGCTCACGGCAACAAGATCCAAGTATTGGTAGGCCAACTGCATGTCCATCGCGTTCTTTTGGATAAATGCCTGGATAATCTTGAAGCCAATCCCACATCCAGAAAGCTCTTTGTAAGGGTAGGAGCAATCCACACGCTTCGGATCAAGTACGGCAACGGCATCCGGAATGGATTCACCGGGCAAATGGTGATCGCCAATGATGAAGTCGATCCCTTTCGCTTGTGCATAGTTGACTTTATCGATCGCCTTGATGCCACAGTCCAACGCAATGATCAATGTAAATCCGTGTGCTGCGGCGTAGTCGATACCAGCGTTTGATATCCCGTAGCCTTCCAAATATCGATCGGGAATATAAAATTCTAACCCCGAATGAAAATCCCGAAAGAAACTGTAGACAACGGATACGGCTGTAGTTCCATCAACGTCATAATCGCCGTAGATCAGTATTTTTTCCTTATTGCCAATAGCACGTTCGATTCGGGATATCGCTTGGTCCATATCTTTCATGAGAAAAGGATCATGCAAGCTATCCAGCATCGGTCTGAAAAAATACTTGGCGGCGTCAAAGCTCTCGATGCCCCGGTTTAAGAGCAACTCTGCGATAATCGGACTTACACCCAGTTCGTCACGCAGTTTGTTCGTTTTTTTGACATCATTTTTTGGCTTTACTACCCACCTTTTTTGCATATCTTTGCGGCTGTATTAACGTGTAAATATACGTTTTGTAAATTGGTTTACCTAATAGATGCCCCGTGGGCAGGGGGAAGGCCTTGTGGCTTACCGCATTACAAAAAAATAAAAAATGATTCAAGCATACTCTCTGTACGAAGGCTCTTTTTCTGTCGACGCTTCAAAAGAATTTGTTCCCTTTGACTCCCGAAAAGATGATCCATTAAGCCGTAAAGGCTCCATTTTTGTTCATGTTCATCCCTTTCTAATCGTTGCTGATGATGGACTTATCCTTTGTGATACAGGTCTGGGCTTCACGGACGAGCAAGGTGAGCTGTTGCTTCATCAGCACATTCGACAGTTGGGCTATGAGCCGGAGGATGTAAAATATGTGTTGATGTCTCATCTGCATAAGGATCATACCGGAGGGATGGTTGATTTCAAAGGTGGTAAGGCGCGTATCGCCTTTCCCAATGCGGAATATTATGTGCAGCGTGGTGAATGGGAGTATGCTTTTAGTGGCGAAAACCCTTCCTACAAAACTGAGATTTTCGATGTGATTCAACGCAGCGGTAATTTGGTTCTGTTGGATGGTGAAGGGCAGATCAATCACCAGATTGCATACGAAGTTAATGGTGCACATACACCTTTTCATCAAGCGTTCCATATGCATGTTGGCGGCGAGCATTATTTCTTTGGCGGTGATGTATTGCCTGAGCCCGAGGAGATCTTTAAGAATTTTATCGCCAAGTATGATTACGATGGACGTGCTGCGCGCGACTTGAGGAAACAATACTGGGAGGAAGGAAGAGCTGACAATTGGACTTATCTTTTTTATCATTCTAAAAGTATTGCTATCGGCAAAGGAGAACAACGTGAGGATGGATCCTTCAGGATTGTCGATGTTTCCGTCAAGTAGTTTATCATAAAAACAAAAAAGCGATTCTGTCCAGAATCGCTTTTTTTGTGGGTATAGTGTCGTTACTTCACAGCTTTGATCTTCACATCTAACGTGAATTCATCTTCGATGGCACGATTGCCTAAGTCGGAGAAAAAGCTTGCCGAGCGATACTTGATGTCAAAGTCAAGGCGGTTGATCTTTATGCCTATGGCTTCAGCCTCTAAGCCGTTAGCCGTTGCGTTTGTCACCTTCACGGGAAAGGAGATCGCTTTTGTTTTGTCTTTGATGGTCAGGTTGCCCGTGATTACCGGATTAGCCTTGCTGTTGTCCACCTTGGTAATGACAAGCTTTGCTGTTCCGTATTGAGGTACGTTGAAAAAATCTTCGTTTTTCAAATGGTCTGTTAGTTTTGGAGCGTCGGGGCACAGCATGGAATTCATGTCGATAACGAATTCTCCGCCAGTAATCTTGTTTTTTTCGGTCTGTAACGTTCCATTTTTGATGTTGATGGTGCCTTCATGTCCACCGACAACTTTTTTTGCTACCCATTTTATGCTGGATGCTTTGCTATCGATTTTAAGTGTTGTCTTTTGCGCGAATACGGATGTTATGGCGAAAATTAGAGCCAAAAATAGAATTGGTTTTTTCATTATGCTAAATTTTATAACCAAACTTAGGGAAAATTTATATGCAATTATAACGCTACGATGATAAAAAAATAAATATAGCTATGTAGTTTTATAGTGCTATGTTTTCGTTACATGCGGCGCTCTAAACTGGTTGTTGCGCAGCTGTAGCGGCTTTCCATGTTTCTGTAATATTTTTAGTAATTTTGTGCCTAATATTTGTGGGATTATAATCTACAAAATCAACTAAATTTTTTTGCTATGTCTATAGTTAGAGAAAGTGACTTGATTGGTATCGGGAAAAAGTACCAAATCGAGACGGAAGCAGGCGATAACATGGTCGTTGTGATTCATGATGACGGAAGACGCGAGCTTTATCGTTCGGAAGATGATGACAGTGAAACGCATTGTGTGATGACCCTGTCAGACGAAGAATCTCGTCAGGTTGCCGGAATAATTGGCGGACTATCCTACAAACCCAAAGCTTTGGAAACCATGGAGGTCGCTTTAGACGATCTGCGTATAGAATGGTATAAAGTAGGGGCTTCCAGTGATGGTGTGCACAAGACTATCGGTGAGTTGGGCGTTCGTCAGCGTACTGGCGCTTCTATTATTGCCGCTATACGAGAAGAAGAAACGATCATCAACCCAGGTCCAGAATATGTGATTACGCCGGACACAACCTTAGTTGTCGCCGGGAAAAAAGCAAATATTAAACTGTTAAAGGAAATTCTAATTTAATTATATGTTGTCACCTACCTTAGTATTGGAAGTCGGTATTGCTGTGTTTTTGGTTGCCGTGGTTGGCCTATTGGCCAATCGGTTACGCTTTTCGGTGATTCCGTTTTTCATTATTATCGGTATGGTGGTGGGGCAGCATGCTCCACAGTTTTGGCATATCGACCTCACTTTCACCGAAAGCAAGCCCTTCATTGATTTTATGGGTCGTTTGGGTGTCCTTTTCCTCTTGTTCTACTTGGGCTTGGAATTCTCCGTTGGTCGTCTGATGAAGTCTGGCAAGGCGATCGTGACAGGTGGGTCAATCTATGTAGCGCTCAATTTCGTGTCCGGACTGTTGATCGGTTGGTTGATGGATCTGCCCTTTAAGGAAATTATGGTGCTTTGTGGGGTGATGACTAGCTCTTCGACGGCTATTGTAGCCAAGGTTTTGACAGACTTGAAACGGACCGCGAATCCAGAGACGGAGATCATCATGGGGATGATCATGTTTGATGATTTATTTATCGCCATGCATATTTCCTTTCTGTCGGGGTTGATCTTGACTGGAGGAACGTCCTTTTGGTCGGTGTTGGGAACCTCGCTGATGGCCTTGGGTTTTATCCTCGCCTTTCTTGTGCTGGGTAGAAAACTTGTGCCCGCAATAGACAAGCTACTGCAGGATAAGTCTTCCGAGTTATTTATATTGATTGTGTTCAGTCTTTTGTTCATCATTGCGGGCTTTTCCGAGACGATTCACGTGGCGGAGGCTATTGGCGCATTGATGGCTGGACTGGTCTTTGCCGACTCCAAGTACATCAAGAAGATCGAAGGTATGATTGCGCCTTATAGAGATTTCTTTGGCGCGATGTTCTTTTTTAGCTTCGGGTTGTCTATTGATATGTACACTTTAGGCGGTGCCGTGGGGTGGGCTGCTTTGGCGGCTGTCATCACCATCTTCGGAAACTTAGCCTCTGGCTACTTCGCCGCGAAATTTTCGGGCAGGAAACCTAAGGCCTCTTTTGATATTGGCTTTACCTTGTCAGCGCGCGGAGAATTCTCGATTATCATGGCTAATATAGGCAAAGCAGGTGCTTTGATGCCTATTATACAGTCTTTTGTGGTGGTGTATGTATTGATCTTGTCTATTGTCTCCCCCTTGTTAACAAAGGAATCGAGAAATCTGTGGCATCTGCTATTCGGAAAAGACCAAGCACCTGTTAAGGTCAAAAAGACACTCGAACAATTGGAAGAATCTGTCAAAAGATCTTCTTAGAAATTTAATCGATACCTAGGTTTGAAAATTTTATAATGGTGAAGCACCGTATTGCTAATGCAACCGTTGTGGCTCACCATCAGTATTACATCGAAAATTGATCCGCATCTTTTAGAAAAGGCAATTGCTCGCGCGATTTTATCAGATCGGCAGGATTCAGTGTAAATGTATATAGATCCTCATCTTCTGGTTTGTAATACACCACATCACCCATGGGGGAGATACACATGGATCCGCCAGAGTAATAGATTTCGTTGCCATCATATCCTACACGGTTCACGCCAATCACATAAGCTTGGTTTTCTATGGCTCGCGCAGGGATTAGCGATCGCCAATGGGACGAGCGTTTATCTGGCCAGCTAGCCGTATACACTAAAAGATCGTAGGCTGCTCCCAAATTGCGGGACCAAACGGGGAAGCGTAGATCGTAACAAATCATTGGACATACCTTCCAGCCTTTGAGGTTCAGCACAATGCGTGATGTTCCCGCCGTAAAAACTTTATCCTCATTGGCCATGCCAAAGAGATGCCGCTTGTCATAATGCACAAAGCTACCGTCGGGCGACATCCAGATGAAGCGATTGTAATAATGGCCTTGTTCTTCAATGATGAGCGTCCCTGCAATAACGCAGTCGTAAGACTTTGCGTGTTCATATAACCAGTGCATGGTGCGCCCATTCATGGTTTCGGCACACTTTTCGACATTCATGGTGAAGCCCGTGTTAAACATTTCCGGTAAGATAATTAAATCCGTCTTCTCCTTCAACCCCGACAAACGTAGTGATAAATTCTGCAGATTCTTCTCTACGTTTTCCCAAAATAAATATGCTTGAAATGTTGTAATCTTTATCGGTTCCATACC
This genomic window contains:
- the lptB gene encoding LPS export ABC transporter ATP-binding protein — its product is MILKAEHLIKKYKQRTVVNDVSFHVEQGEIVGLLGPNGAGKTTSFYMIVGLIKPNDGHVFLDDQEITQDAMFQRAQKGIGYLAQEASVFRKLSVENNILAVLEIHYPNKQERLEKLEELLAEFSLNRVRKNRGDLLSGGERRRTEIARALAANPHFILLDEPFAGVDPIAVEEIQTIVSKLKRKNIGVLITDHNVQETLSITDRAYLLTEGKIMLTGTPEEIADNELARKFYLGRHFELRRKKL
- the recJ gene encoding single-stranded-DNA-specific exonuclease RecJ — its product is MQKRWVVKPKNDVKKTNKLRDELGVSPIIAELLLNRGIESFDAAKYFFRPMLDSLHDPFLMKDMDQAISRIERAIGNKEKILIYGDYDVDGTTAVSVVYSFFRDFHSGLEFYIPDRYLEGYGISNAGIDYAAAHGFTLIIALDCGIKAIDKVNYAQAKGIDFIIGDHHLPGESIPDAVAVLDPKRVDCSYPYKELSGCGIGFKIIQAFIQKNAMDMQLAYQYLDLVAVSIASDIVPITGENRILTHFGLKKLNTNPNCGLQALINLSSNKTGQFSVNDIVFQIGPRINAAGRIEHAKDAVKLLISKSLQEAKDYSVTVDDQNNLRKDFDLKITEEALDIINNDEILKARKSTVLFKEDWHKGVIGIVASRLTEKYYRPTIILTQTNGHIAGSARSVIGFDLYEALSECSDLLEQYGGHKYAAGLTMSLENVPAFQEKFEQVVSSSIKPEMLQQEVLIEAELGFKDIDAKFYRLLRQFEPFGPHNEAPILLTSKVFGSGYIVGSNHIKITVRQEGGFSFECIGFGLASAIDHINAGKPFDMCYTIEENNWRGKKNLQLNIKAIRY
- a CDS encoding MBL fold metallo-hydrolase, with the protein product MIQAYSLYEGSFSVDASKEFVPFDSRKDDPLSRKGSIFVHVHPFLIVADDGLILCDTGLGFTDEQGELLLHQHIRQLGYEPEDVKYVLMSHLHKDHTGGMVDFKGGKARIAFPNAEYYVQRGEWEYAFSGENPSYKTEIFDVIQRSGNLVLLDGEGQINHQIAYEVNGAHTPFHQAFHMHVGGEHYFFGGDVLPEPEEIFKNFIAKYDYDGRAARDLRKQYWEEGRADNWTYLFYHSKSIAIGKGEQREDGSFRIVDVSVK
- a CDS encoding YceI family protein, producing the protein MKKPILFLALIFAITSVFAQKTTLKIDSKASSIKWVAKKVVGGHEGTINIKNGTLQTEKNKITGGEFVIDMNSMLCPDAPKLTDHLKNEDFFNVPQYGTAKLVITKVDNSKANPVITGNLTIKDKTKAISFPVKVTNATANGLEAEAIGIKINRLDFDIKYRSASFFSDLGNRAIEDEFTLDVKIKAVK
- a CDS encoding cation:proton antiporter regulatory subunit; its protein translation is MSIVRESDLIGIGKKYQIETEAGDNMVVVIHDDGRRELYRSEDDDSETHCVMTLSDEESRQVAGIIGGLSYKPKALETMEVALDDLRIEWYKVGASSDGVHKTIGELGVRQRTGASIIAAIREEETIINPGPEYVITPDTTLVVAGKKANIKLLKEILI
- a CDS encoding cation:proton antiporter, coding for MLSPTLVLEVGIAVFLVAVVGLLANRLRFSVIPFFIIIGMVVGQHAPQFWHIDLTFTESKPFIDFMGRLGVLFLLFYLGLEFSVGRLMKSGKAIVTGGSIYVALNFVSGLLIGWLMDLPFKEIMVLCGVMTSSSTAIVAKVLTDLKRTANPETEIIMGMIMFDDLFIAMHISFLSGLILTGGTSFWSVLGTSLMALGFILAFLVLGRKLVPAIDKLLQDKSSELFILIVFSLLFIIAGFSETIHVAEAIGALMAGLVFADSKYIKKIEGMIAPYRDFFGAMFFFSFGLSIDMYTLGGAVGWAALAAVITIFGNLASGYFAAKFSGRKPKASFDIGFTLSARGEFSIIMANIGKAGALMPIIQSFVVVYVLILSIVSPLLTKESRNLWHLLFGKDQAPVKVKKTLEQLEESVKRSS
- a CDS encoding amidohydrolase, which codes for MEPIKITTFQAYLFWENVEKNLQNLSLRLSGLKEKTDLIILPEMFNTGFTMNVEKCAETMNGRTMHWLYEHAKSYDCVIAGTLIIEEQGHYYNRFIWMSPDGSFVHYDKRHLFGMANEDKVFTAGTSRIVLNLKGWKVCPMICYDLRFPVWSRNLGAAYDLLVYTASWPDKRSSHWRSLIPARAIENQAYVIGVNRVGYDGNEIYYSGGSMCISPMGDVVYYKPEDEDLYTFTLNPADLIKSREQLPFLKDADQFSM